One Paenarthrobacter aurescens TC1 DNA window includes the following coding sequences:
- a CDS encoding putative Deoxyguanosinetriphosphate triphosphohydrolase (identified by match to protein family HMM PF01966; match to protein family HMM TIGR01353) — protein MGTEAILGHDGTTHDFVLAIPGYAEADSARWVEEPRKSNYRSDFERDRARVLHSSALRRLGAKTQVVAPDTDDFVRTRLTHSLEVAQVGRELGRSLGCDPDVVDTACLSHDLGHPPFGHNGESALNEVAHTIGGFEGNAQTLRLLTRLEPKVLAEDGRPAGLNLTRASLDAASKYPWSAVDAPVIHGHRTSKFGAYEDDLPVFEWLREGAPGNRSCIEAQVMDLADDISYSVHDVEDAIVAGHFQLKWMENPDHRARVVGYTKQWYLPHNDPAEIDAALARLEATKVWVREADGSRKSMAALKDMTSQLIGRFCQSAMETTRAHFGPANLTRYDAELMVPEETVTEIAVLKGLATTFVISTDHRQPVYERQREVLHALVGVLNATGDRHLEPMFAADWRDAVDDGARLRVVIDQVASLTDVSALAMYERLVGSLPSLW, from the coding sequence ATGGGAACCGAAGCGATACTTGGCCATGACGGGACGACTCACGATTTTGTGCTGGCCATCCCCGGTTACGCTGAGGCAGATTCCGCGAGGTGGGTCGAAGAGCCTCGCAAGAGCAACTATCGCTCGGACTTTGAACGGGACCGCGCCAGGGTCCTGCACTCCTCGGCCTTGCGCAGGCTCGGTGCAAAAACGCAGGTAGTTGCCCCGGATACGGACGACTTTGTCCGAACCAGGCTGACCCACAGCCTGGAAGTGGCGCAAGTGGGCCGTGAGCTTGGGCGCTCCCTGGGCTGCGATCCTGACGTCGTGGACACTGCATGCCTGAGCCACGATCTCGGTCATCCGCCCTTCGGCCACAACGGCGAGTCCGCGCTCAATGAAGTTGCGCACACCATCGGCGGCTTCGAGGGCAATGCCCAAACCCTCAGGCTCCTGACCCGCCTGGAACCCAAGGTTCTGGCAGAGGACGGACGGCCGGCTGGACTCAACTTGACCCGTGCCAGCCTGGACGCCGCGTCCAAATACCCATGGTCCGCCGTCGATGCCCCTGTGATCCATGGCCACCGCACCAGTAAGTTCGGCGCTTACGAAGACGATCTTCCCGTCTTCGAATGGCTGCGCGAAGGCGCTCCGGGAAACCGTTCGTGCATCGAAGCTCAAGTAATGGACCTTGCCGACGACATTTCGTACTCGGTCCACGACGTTGAGGATGCGATCGTCGCCGGCCATTTCCAGCTGAAGTGGATGGAGAACCCGGACCACCGGGCTCGCGTGGTGGGATACACCAAACAGTGGTACCTGCCGCATAACGATCCCGCAGAAATTGATGCCGCCCTCGCCCGCCTTGAGGCCACCAAGGTCTGGGTCCGCGAAGCTGATGGCAGCCGGAAATCCATGGCGGCGTTGAAGGACATGACCAGTCAGCTGATCGGCCGGTTCTGCCAGAGCGCCATGGAAACAACGCGTGCCCATTTCGGTCCAGCCAATCTGACCCGCTACGACGCTGAGCTCATGGTCCCCGAGGAGACCGTCACGGAGATTGCCGTCCTCAAGGGCCTGGCCACAACCTTTGTCATCTCAACGGACCACCGCCAGCCGGTGTACGAACGCCAACGCGAAGTGCTGCACGCGCTCGTGGGTGTTTTGAACGCCACCGGTGACCGTCACCTGGAGCCGATGTTCGCCGCGGACTGGCGGGACGCCGTCGACGACGGTGCGCGGCTGCGCGTGGTGATCGACCAGGTGGCGTCGCTGACGGACGTGTCAGCGTTGGCCATGTATGAGCGCCTCGTGGGCAGCCTTCCGTCGCTCTGGTAA
- the dnaG gene encoding DNA primase (identified by match to protein family HMM PF01751; match to protein family HMM PF01807; match to protein family HMM TIGR01391): MAGLIKREDIDEVRQRTDIKEVVDGYVTLKGAGLGSFKGLCPFHDERSPSFTVRPQVGRYHCFGCGEDGDAISFVQKMDHSSFHEAVEKLAARIGYELRYEDGGTGPSREEVGKRQRLLDAHKIADEFFRAQLLTPGAAEGRNFLDGRGFDRSAAEHFGVGYAPQGWDGLLKHLRGRGFTDAELKLTGMFSAGGPGNQQRIYDRFRGRLIWPIRDIAGDTIGFGARKLFEDDQGPKYLNTPETTLYKKSQVLYGIDLAKRNIAKERQLVVVEGYTDVMACHLAGVATAVATCGTAFGTEHIKVARRLLSDDGSGGEVIFTFDGDAAGQKAALRAFEEDQRFQAQTYVAVEPSGADPCDLRQLKGDSAVRDLISSRKPLFEFAIKASLRRHNLDTVEGRVAALREAAPVVAQIRDSAARPGYTRELAGWLGMPIEEVSRFVGGAAKRAAAGGSGEQSTTATAPPSSSPVFHRPDPRDPVAGMERQALEVALQDPAVLGGVSWERFEASHFATPAYSAVHAAIRATGLAHAADPVAWVEQIRQEVPEPLRSLVSELAVTPLPASTPEAMQRYCRDILARLFELQITRIKADKMGQLQRLDAGANPEEFQRLNRELMQLEMERRALRSDG; encoded by the coding sequence GTGGCTGGCCTGATCAAACGTGAAGATATCGACGAAGTACGCCAGCGCACGGATATCAAGGAAGTCGTTGACGGTTACGTCACCCTCAAGGGCGCCGGGCTGGGCAGTTTCAAGGGCCTTTGCCCCTTCCACGACGAACGCTCGCCTTCCTTCACTGTTCGCCCGCAAGTGGGCAGGTACCACTGCTTCGGCTGCGGCGAGGACGGAGACGCCATCTCCTTCGTCCAAAAAATGGACCACAGCTCCTTCCACGAGGCTGTTGAGAAACTGGCCGCCAGAATCGGCTACGAGCTGCGTTACGAGGACGGCGGCACCGGTCCCAGCCGCGAGGAAGTAGGCAAGCGCCAGCGCCTGCTGGATGCCCACAAGATCGCCGACGAGTTCTTCCGCGCCCAACTGTTGACGCCCGGAGCAGCCGAAGGGCGCAACTTCCTGGATGGCCGGGGGTTCGACCGCTCCGCCGCCGAACATTTTGGTGTGGGATACGCGCCCCAAGGCTGGGACGGACTGCTGAAGCACCTCCGCGGCCGTGGATTCACGGATGCTGAGTTGAAACTCACAGGGATGTTCTCGGCCGGGGGACCCGGAAACCAACAGAGGATTTACGATCGCTTCCGCGGAAGGCTGATCTGGCCCATCAGGGACATCGCGGGAGACACCATTGGGTTCGGTGCCCGCAAACTCTTTGAAGACGACCAGGGGCCCAAATACCTGAACACCCCTGAGACCACGCTCTACAAGAAGTCCCAGGTCCTCTACGGGATCGACCTCGCCAAGCGGAACATCGCTAAAGAACGGCAACTGGTGGTGGTCGAGGGCTACACGGACGTCATGGCCTGCCACCTTGCCGGAGTCGCGACGGCGGTGGCCACCTGCGGTACTGCGTTCGGTACCGAGCACATCAAAGTGGCCCGGCGGCTGCTCTCGGACGATGGCAGCGGGGGAGAGGTCATCTTTACCTTTGACGGCGACGCCGCCGGCCAGAAGGCAGCCCTGCGGGCGTTCGAGGAAGACCAGCGCTTCCAAGCCCAGACGTATGTGGCAGTTGAACCCAGCGGCGCCGATCCCTGTGATCTTCGTCAACTCAAGGGCGACTCCGCGGTGCGGGACCTGATCAGCAGCCGGAAACCCCTCTTTGAGTTCGCCATCAAAGCCTCGCTCCGCAGGCACAACCTCGACACCGTGGAAGGCCGTGTAGCTGCCCTGAGGGAGGCCGCCCCCGTGGTGGCGCAGATCAGGGACTCTGCCGCGCGGCCGGGCTACACCCGCGAACTTGCAGGGTGGCTGGGGATGCCCATCGAAGAGGTCAGCCGATTCGTTGGCGGAGCTGCCAAGCGCGCCGCCGCGGGCGGTTCGGGAGAACAGTCGACGACGGCGACAGCACCGCCGTCGAGCAGTCCGGTTTTCCATCGTCCCGACCCGCGCGACCCCGTGGCCGGGATGGAGCGCCAGGCGCTTGAGGTGGCGCTCCAGGATCCTGCTGTCCTAGGTGGCGTGTCGTGGGAGCGCTTCGAGGCGTCCCACTTTGCCACGCCTGCCTACTCGGCGGTCCACGCTGCCATTCGTGCCACCGGGCTTGCCCACGCGGCTGATCCTGTGGCCTGGGTGGAACAGATCCGCCAGGAAGTCCCGGAACCCCTGAGGTCGCTCGTCTCGGAGCTCGCGGTGACACCCTTGCCGGCCAGTACGCCCGAGGCCATGCAGCGGTACTGCCGCGACATTCTGGCCCGTCTCTTCGAACTGCAGATCACCCGCATCAAGGCAGACAAGATGGGGCAGCTGCAGCGCTTGGACGCGGGCGCCAATCCGGAAGAATTTCAGCGGCTGAACCGGGAGCTGATGCAGCTTGAAATGGAGCGCAGGGCGCTGCGTTCGGACGGCTGA
- a CDS encoding hypothetical protein (identified by Glimmer2; putative) yields MPHWQELQPLPAPWQRRDERILPLWWDRLCSVTSPQSAALYAAGLFTDDRRRPIAQWYNPETDAALLVAPETSPEWPVQRFGIFYAPPGGGFTRVYSAPHEWHPREPRTPPTEQDSFLAAVAEAARFLQVEMDFV; encoded by the coding sequence GTGCCACATTGGCAAGAGCTGCAGCCGCTTCCGGCACCGTGGCAGCGTCGGGATGAACGCATCCTGCCGCTGTGGTGGGACCGGCTGTGTTCGGTGACCAGCCCGCAGTCGGCCGCCCTCTACGCCGCAGGGCTTTTTACCGACGATCGCCGTCGCCCCATTGCCCAGTGGTACAACCCCGAAACGGACGCCGCGCTTTTGGTCGCCCCGGAGACCTCCCCTGAATGGCCGGTCCAGCGCTTCGGCATCTTCTATGCCCCGCCGGGCGGCGGCTTCACCCGCGTCTACTCGGCACCCCACGAATGGCATCCCCGCGAGCCCAGGACTCCGCCCACCGAGCAGGATTCGTTCCTCGCCGCCGTGGCCGAGGCCGCCCGTTTCCTGCAGGTGGAGATGGATTTCGTCTGA